Proteins encoded by one window of Pecten maximus chromosome 15, xPecMax1.1, whole genome shotgun sequence:
- the LOC117343572 gene encoding SWI/SNF-related matrix-associated actin-dependent regulator of chromatin subfamily A-like protein 1, with protein sequence MSTGGLTEEQKRRIEENKRKALAKRAQNQSPHKQTPVSTSWNKPKTSGQYVNSSGVVVPPGGCFQSSNQQGKVTPTWPTKLYQKPSSTVVPPAGSVQNSNQQGKTTPSWPTTKLNQNSSTVISHVAKNENGIEKGKGTSNWLSKSFGQSHANKQFSSQGNAFKGKEQFSATDVAKKLAMSGSNFMGSNKSVKGNCVLISRDRFEVDAKFSAPLVEVFKSMNSKLYDAVTKKWSFALEEYNRFMAAVKELRPSVEIEPFPKHILQVFSSHIKGKYSTRTIASADLSKIDQGLVDALLPFQRTGVEFGIHMNGRVLIADDMGLGKTIQAICLSSYYRDEWPLLVVAPSSVRFAWAQQIQRWLPSVDPQEIFVPTTGKEITSTYRVNIFSYDLMAKKVEHLKKQHFKVIIMDECHLLKNFKTARCKAALPLLQSSHRVILLSGTPALSRPSELFTSIQAVCPFLIKFHDFGVRYCDGKKLPFGWDFSGSSNMNELQLILEEKIMIRRLKKEVLTQLPDKMRQMVVLDPSSIKINKEMKTDCKAMNIKGLKGMEKRGVLLEYFHHTGAAKIPAIRDYVVDLIETDKKFLIFAHHQEVLDAIEDVVKAKLKQHYIRIDGRTTAEQRNFFCKKFQENDDYRVAVLSIMAANAGLNLSAANLVVFGELFWNPGILVQAEDRVHRIGQQDMVTVQYLVSQGTADDYIWPLVQKKLDVLARAGLSKDNFSEADTTHARDSKQRDLTEFFEESFMEETEEIADDKSVMDKSECVDGGPNHGVSISNSKSKEEPGTHSKKQSSLFSYFHSSDRENSPEAAKSENDSNVKQEEDFPNDDLDLMIGEVDWEEDDFDEPQNKRPKLI encoded by the exons ATGTCAACTGGAGGACTGACAGAAGAACAAAAAAGAAGGATAGaagaaaacaaaaggaaagCACTTGCTAAGCGTGCCCAGAATCAAAGCcctcacaaacaaacaccaGTTTCTACCTCATGGAACAAACCAAAAACCTCAGGCCAATATGTAAATTCAAGTGGTGTAGTAGTGCCCCCTGGTGGATGTTTTCAGAGTTCAAACCAACAGGGAAAAGTAACTCCGACATGGCCTACAAAACTTTACCAAAAACCTTCAAGTACAGTTGTGCCTCCTGCTGGTAGTGTTCAAAATTCAAATCAACAGGGAAAGACAACTCCTTCATGGCCTACTACAAAACTTAATCAAAATTCCAGCACAGTGATTTCACATGTTGCTAAAAatgaaaatggtattgaaaaagGAAAAGGAACTTCGAACTGGCTCAGTAAAAGTTTTGGCCAATCTCATGCGAACAAACAGTTTTCATCACAGGGCAATGCATTTAAGGGAAAAGAACAATTCAGTGCCACCGATGTTGCTAAAAAATTGGCCATGTCTGGGAGCAATTTTATGGGAAGTAACAAGTCAGTGAAGGGAAACTGTGTTCTGATATCCAGAGACAGGTTCGAGGTTGATGCTAAATTTAGTGCACCACTTGTGGAAGTCTTCAAGTCCATGAATTCAAAACTCTATG ATGCAGTTACCAAAAAATGGTCTTTCGCACTTGAAGAATACAACAGATTTA TGGCAGCAGTCAAAGAGCTCCGGCCGTCAGTGGAGATTGAGCCATTCCCTAAACACATACTACAAGTGTTTAGTTCTCATATCAAGGGAAAGTACTCTACCAGGACGATTGCTTCCGCTGACCTCTCGAAAATTGACCAGGGACTAGTAGATGCATTACTGCCTTTCCAACGAACAGGAGTCGA GTTTGGGATACACATGAACGGGCGTGTGCTGATTGCGGATGATATGGGTTTAGGGAAAACCATTCAGGCAATCTGTCTATCAAGTTACTACAGAGATGAATGGCCACTCCTCGTTGTGGCGCCATCCTCTGTTAGATTTGCCTGGGCACAGCAAATTCAAAGATGGCTTCCAAGTGTTGATCCCCAGGAGATCTTCGTCCCGACTACCGGGAAAGAGATCACCTCCACATACCGCGTCAATATATTCAGCTATGATCTGATGGCGAAGAAGGTAGAACACCTAAAGAAGCAACATTTCAAAGTGATCATTATG GATGAATGCCATCTATTGAAAAATTTCAAGACAGCGAGATGCAAAGCCGCTCTGCCACTTCtgcag AGCTCCCATCGTGTGATCTTGCTGAGCGGAACTCCTGCCCTCTCACGACCTTCTGAACTCTTCACATCTATCCAGGCAGTCTGTCCATTCCTGATCAAGTTCCATGATTTTGGTGTGAGATATTGTGATGGGAAGAAG TTGCCATTTGGATGGGATTTCTCAGGATCTTCAAACATGAATGAACTTCAATTAATTTTGGAAGAGAAAATTATGATACG GCGATTAAAGAAGGAGGTACTGACACAGCTTCCAGACAAGATGAGACAGATGGTTGTCCTTGATCCCAGTTCTATTAAGATCAACAAGGAGATGAAGACGGACTGTAAGGCAATGAACATCAAAGGGCTAAAG GGAATGGAGAAGAGGGGCGTCCTATTGGAATACTTCCATCATACTGGAGCTGCAAAGATTCCTGCCATCAG GGATTATGTTGTGGACCTGATAGAAACTGACAAGAAGTTTTTGATATTTGCCCATCATCAAGAAGTGCTAGACGCTATCGAAGATGTGGTTAAAGCTAAG TTGAAGCAGCACTACATTCGTATAGACGGCAGAACAACAGCGGAGCAGAGAAACTTTTTTTGTAAGAAGTTCCAGGAGAATGATGATTATCGTGTGGCAGTCCTGTCCATAATGGCAGCCAATGCAGGCCTGAATCTGTCAGCTGCAAACCTGGTAGTGTTTGGAGAACTCTTTTGGAACCCAGGG ATACTAGTACAGGCTGAGGACAGAGTCCATCGGATTGGTCAGCAGGATATGGTCACTGTCCAGTATCTTGTGTCCCAGGGCACTGCTGACGACTATATATG GCCTCTGGTACAGAAGAAACTGGATGTCTTGGCCAGAGCTGGTCTTAGTAAGGACAATTTCTCTGAGGCTGACACAACCCATGCCAGG GATAGTAAACAGAGGGACCTTACAGAATTTTTTGAAGAGTCTTTCATGGAAGAGACAGAGGAGATAGCAGATGATAAATCAGTTATGGACAAGTCCGAGTGTGTCGATGGGGGACCAAACCACGGGGTATCCATCTCCAACTCAAAATCCAAGGAGGAGCCTGGGACACATAGTAAAA AACAGTCATCCCTGTTCAGCTATTTCCATTCATCAGATAGAGAGAATTCGCCAGAGGCAGCTAAATCAGAAAATGACAGTAATGTGAAACAGGAAGAGGATTTTCCTaacgatgaccttgacctcatgATAGGAGAAGTTGATTGGGAAGAGGATGACTTTGACGAGCCACAAAATAAGCGACCAAAACTCATTTGA
- the LOC117343573 gene encoding zinc finger protein 622-like isoform X1, whose protein sequence is MSFPFVDCTRRSTSGEEIQEKMSLYTCITCRVGFPDGELQRNHYKTDWHRYNLKRKVAELPPVTADTFQQKVLAQRAKHHYLSSQVAEEQEVQFTQCALCNKHFNTKNAYENHLKSKKHKEAVVKQTIKLKDEVQKNNEKNSEKSTSSDLPENEKRLMKDCVNMARKTKLSHSQSSSQPEASESKKSKPGSKMEVSDDEGSDAESCESWDESTFVLEECLFCSHVNKSLEDNVKHMTSKHSFFVPDVEFLVDLEGLVTYLGEKVGSGHVCLWCNDKGKTFHSSQAVQKHMLDKGHCKLLHEGDAVYEYTDFYDYRTSYPDYKEEEFDDDEEGPGIGLEDVEMEDAEEEEEEVEQKVLSTENFELVLPSGATIGHRSLQKYYRQNLPQRESSRTKALLPNMLAHYKALGWTGAKGAVAQKRVKDLAFMQRLKLRQHMRLGIKANKMQPHFRSQHPI, encoded by the exons ATGTCATTTCCGTTTGTTGATTGCACAAGACGGTCAACTTCGGGAGAAGAAATTCAG GAAAAGATGTCgctatacacatgtataactTGCCGTGTTGGCTTTCCTGATGGGGAATTACAAAGGAATCATTACAAGACAGACTGGCATCGGTACAACCTAAAACGAAAAGTTGCAGAGCTACCACCTGTGACTGCTGATACATTTCAACAGAAAGTCCTTGCCCAGAGAGCTAAG CACCATTACTTGTCATCACAGGTTGCAGAGGAGCAAGAAGTCCAATTCACTCAGTGTGCTTTATGTAACAAGCACTTCAACACCAAGAATGCATACGAGAATCATCTCAAGTCAAAGAAACACAAAGAAGCAGTCGTAAAACAGACGATTAAACTCAAGGATGAAGTtcagaaaaataatgaaaaaaattcagaaaaaagcACATCTTCAGATTTACCAGAAAATGAGAAAAGGCTTATGAAAGACTGTGTAAATATGGCGCGAAAAACAAAGCTTTCACATTCTCAGTCATCATCGCAGCCAGAGGCATCTGAATCAAAAAAGAGCAAACCTGGAAGCAAGATGGAGGTTTCAGATGATGAAG GTTCTGATGCTGAGTCCTGTGAGAGCTGGGATGAAAGCACCTTTGTATTAGAGGAGTGTCTTTTCTGTTCTCATGTGAACAAATCTCTGGAAGACAATGTCAAACACATGACCTCAAAACACAGCTTCTTCGTCCCTGATGTAGAATTTCTGGTCGACCTTGAGGGCCTCGTAACTTACCTAG GTGAGAAGGTTGGAAGTGGCCACGTTTGTCTGTGGTGTAACGACAAGGGAAAAACCTTCCACTCTTCACAGGCTGTACAGAAACACATGTTGGATAAGGGTCACTGTAAACTGCTACATGAGGGTGATGCTGTGTACGAGTATACAGACTTCTACGATTACAG GACAAGTTATCCAGATTACAAGGAGGAGGAATTTGATGATGACGAAGAGGGTCCAGGCATAGGACTTGAGGATGTGGAGATGGAGGATGCagaggaggaagaggaggaggTGGAACAGAAAGTCCTGTCTACTGAAAACTTTGAACTGGTGTTACCATCAG GAGCAACCATAGGGCATCGTTCCTTACAGAAATATTACAGACAGAATCTACCCCAGCGAGAATCCTCCCGTACCAAAGCCCTCCTTCCTAACATGCTGGCTCATTACAAGGCCCTGGGCTGGACTGGAGCAAAAG GAGCTGTTGCCCAGAAGCGAGTGAAAGACTTAGCATTCATGCAGAGATTGAAATTACGACAACACATGCGGCTTGGTATCAAAGCAAATAAGATGCAGCCTCACTTCAGAAGTCAACACCCAATATAA
- the LOC117344308 gene encoding 60S ribosomal protein L37a: MLLGSYLYIILSTSCKENKQALKMAKRTKKVGICGKYGTRYGASLRKTVKKMEISQHCKYTCQFCGKETMKRKAVGIWSCRRCRKTVAGGAWVYSTNAAATVRSAVRRLREMKES; the protein is encoded by the exons ATGTTACTCGGTTCCTACCTTTACATTATCCTTTCCACTTCCTGTAAGGAAAATAAACAGGCATTGAAAATG GCCAAGAGAACCAAGAAGGTTGGGATTTGCGGGAAGTATGGTACACGTTATGGTGCCTCCCTAAGGAAGACTGTCAAAAAGATGGAAATCTCCCAGCATTGTAAATACACATGCCAATTCTGTGGCAAG GAGACCATGAAGAGGAAGGCAGTTGGTATCTGGTCATGCAGACGTTGCAGGAAGACAGTTGCTGGTGGTGCCTGGGTATACAG CACCAACGCTGCTGCTACAGTCAGGAGTGCTGTCCGTCGTCTGAGAGAAATGAAGGAATCCTAA
- the LOC117343573 gene encoding zinc finger protein 622-like isoform X2, with product MSFPFVDCTRRSTSGEEIQEKMSLYTCITCRVGFPDGELQRNHYKTDWHRYNLKRKVAELPPVTADTFQQKVLAQRAKVAEEQEVQFTQCALCNKHFNTKNAYENHLKSKKHKEAVVKQTIKLKDEVQKNNEKNSEKSTSSDLPENEKRLMKDCVNMARKTKLSHSQSSSQPEASESKKSKPGSKMEVSDDEGSDAESCESWDESTFVLEECLFCSHVNKSLEDNVKHMTSKHSFFVPDVEFLVDLEGLVTYLGEKVGSGHVCLWCNDKGKTFHSSQAVQKHMLDKGHCKLLHEGDAVYEYTDFYDYRTSYPDYKEEEFDDDEEGPGIGLEDVEMEDAEEEEEEVEQKVLSTENFELVLPSGATIGHRSLQKYYRQNLPQRESSRTKALLPNMLAHYKALGWTGAKGAVAQKRVKDLAFMQRLKLRQHMRLGIKANKMQPHFRSQHPI from the exons ATGTCATTTCCGTTTGTTGATTGCACAAGACGGTCAACTTCGGGAGAAGAAATTCAG GAAAAGATGTCgctatacacatgtataactTGCCGTGTTGGCTTTCCTGATGGGGAATTACAAAGGAATCATTACAAGACAGACTGGCATCGGTACAACCTAAAACGAAAAGTTGCAGAGCTACCACCTGTGACTGCTGATACATTTCAACAGAAAGTCCTTGCCCAGAGAGCTAAG GTTGCAGAGGAGCAAGAAGTCCAATTCACTCAGTGTGCTTTATGTAACAAGCACTTCAACACCAAGAATGCATACGAGAATCATCTCAAGTCAAAGAAACACAAAGAAGCAGTCGTAAAACAGACGATTAAACTCAAGGATGAAGTtcagaaaaataatgaaaaaaattcagaaaaaagcACATCTTCAGATTTACCAGAAAATGAGAAAAGGCTTATGAAAGACTGTGTAAATATGGCGCGAAAAACAAAGCTTTCACATTCTCAGTCATCATCGCAGCCAGAGGCATCTGAATCAAAAAAGAGCAAACCTGGAAGCAAGATGGAGGTTTCAGATGATGAAG GTTCTGATGCTGAGTCCTGTGAGAGCTGGGATGAAAGCACCTTTGTATTAGAGGAGTGTCTTTTCTGTTCTCATGTGAACAAATCTCTGGAAGACAATGTCAAACACATGACCTCAAAACACAGCTTCTTCGTCCCTGATGTAGAATTTCTGGTCGACCTTGAGGGCCTCGTAACTTACCTAG GTGAGAAGGTTGGAAGTGGCCACGTTTGTCTGTGGTGTAACGACAAGGGAAAAACCTTCCACTCTTCACAGGCTGTACAGAAACACATGTTGGATAAGGGTCACTGTAAACTGCTACATGAGGGTGATGCTGTGTACGAGTATACAGACTTCTACGATTACAG GACAAGTTATCCAGATTACAAGGAGGAGGAATTTGATGATGACGAAGAGGGTCCAGGCATAGGACTTGAGGATGTGGAGATGGAGGATGCagaggaggaagaggaggaggTGGAACAGAAAGTCCTGTCTACTGAAAACTTTGAACTGGTGTTACCATCAG GAGCAACCATAGGGCATCGTTCCTTACAGAAATATTACAGACAGAATCTACCCCAGCGAGAATCCTCCCGTACCAAAGCCCTCCTTCCTAACATGCTGGCTCATTACAAGGCCCTGGGCTGGACTGGAGCAAAAG GAGCTGTTGCCCAGAAGCGAGTGAAAGACTTAGCATTCATGCAGAGATTGAAATTACGACAACACATGCGGCTTGGTATCAAAGCAAATAAGATGCAGCCTCACTTCAGAAGTCAACACCCAATATAA